A portion of the Vicia villosa cultivar HV-30 ecotype Madison, WI unplaced genomic scaffold, Vvil1.0 ctg.000141F_1_1_1, whole genome shotgun sequence genome contains these proteins:
- the LOC131624589 gene encoding pentatricopeptide repeat-containing protein At3g49710 encodes MNQFPCTFPLQLQTFRTLLKQCIAQRDFLTGKSLHAFYIKSFIPHSTYLSNHFTLLYSKFGTFPNALSSFNLTNYPNVFSYNTIIHACAKHSLLHLARQLFDQIPQPDLISYNTLIAAYARRGECGPALRVFKEVREVGLELDGFTLSGVVSACFEDVGLVRQLHCFSLVCGYGCYASVCNAVLACYGRLGRLQEARRVFREMGEGYRDMVSWNAMIVACGQHREGLEALRLFGEMERMDLEVDMFTMASVLTAFTCLKDLAGGMQFHGKMIKSGFHRNSHVGSGLIDLYSKCSPRGMLECMKVFGEIPKPDLVLWNTMISGFSQHEDLSEDALSTFREMQRIGFCPDDCSFVCVISACSNLSSPSVGKQVHALAIKSDIPCNRLSVNNALVTMYSKCGNLHDARRIFDTMPEHNTVSLNSMIAGYAQHGVEVESLRLFELMLREKIVPNNITFISVLSACAHTGKVEEGEKYFDMMKEKFGIEPESEHYSCMIDLLGRAGKLEKAERIIETMPFNPGSIEWATLLGACRKHGNMELAVKAANKFLELEPCNAAPYVMLSNMYASGGRWEEAATLKRLMRERGVKKKPGCSWIEIDKKVHVFVAEDTSHPRIKEIHEYMGELLRKLKQAGYVADIRLALVKDEEVDAVEKERRLWHHSEKLAIAFGLISTEEGVPILVVKNLRICSDCHNAIKLISAISGREITVRDTHRFHCFKEGRCSCRDYW; translated from the coding sequence ATGAACCAATTCCCATGCACATTCCCACTTCAACTTCAAACTTTCCGAACCCTTCTCAAACAATGCATAGCCCAAAGAGATTTCTTAACCGGAAAATCCCTCCACGCTTTCTACATCAAGTCCTTCATTCCACATTCAACATACCTCTCCAATCATTTCACACTCCTTTACTCCAAATTCGGCACTTTTCCCAATGCTCTATCCTCCTTCAACCTCACCAACTACCCTAACGTCTTTTCCTATAACACCATCATCCATGCTTGTGCTAAACACTCTCTCCTCCACCTTGCCCGCCAACTGTTCGATCAAATTCCCCAACCTGATCTTATTTCTTATAACACCCTCATTGCAGCATATGCTCGTAGAGGCGAGTGTGGCCCGGCGTTGAGGGTGTTTAAGGAAGTTAGGGAGGTTGGGTTGGAGCTTGATGGATTCACGCTTTCTGGCGTGGTTTCGGCGTGTTTTGAGGATGTTGGTCTTGTCAGGCAATTGCATTGTTTTTCCTTGGTGTGTGGATATGGTTGTTATGCTTCGGTGTGCAATGCGGTTCTTGCTTGTTACGGTAGACTGGGACGGTTGCAGGAGGCGCGACGGGTTTTTCGAGAAATGGGGGAGGGTTATAGAGATATGGTTTCGTGGAATGCAATGATTGTGGCATGTGGACAGCATCGGGAGGGATTGGAAGCGCTGAGGTTGTTTGGGGAGATGGAGAGGATGGATTTGGAGGTTGACATGTTCACCATGGCTAGTGTTTTGACTGCATTCACTTGCCTTAAGGATTTGGCCGGGGGAATGCAGTTTCATGGGAAGATGATCAAGAGTGGATTTCATAGGAACTCTCATGTTGGGAGTGGATTGATTGACTTGTACTCCAAGTGTTCTCCTCGTGGAATGTTGGAATGTATGAAGGTGTTTGGAGAAATCCCTAAACCAGATTTGGTTCTTTGGAACACTATGATTTCTGGATTTTCCCAACACGAGGATTTATCTGAGGATGCTCTTTCGACTTTCCGGGAGATGCAGCGTATTGGTTTTTGTCCGGATGATTGTAGTTTTGTGTGCGTAATTAGTGCATGCTCTAATTTGTCGTCTCCCTCTGTGGGTAAACAGGTTCATGCATTGGCAATCAAATCTGACATCCCATGTAATCGCCTTTCGGTTAACAATGCTCTTGTTACAATGTACTCCAAGTGTGGGAATCTTCATGATGCAAGAAGGATATTTGATACAATGCCGGAACATAACACGGTATCACTGAATTCAATGATTGCTGGCTATGCACAGCATGGTGTTGAGGTTGAATCGCTCCGGCTCTTTGAACTAATGCTGAGAGAGAAAATAGTACCCAATAACATAACCTTCATATCTGTTCTTTCTGCATGTGCACACACTGGGAAAGTCGAGGAGGGTGAGAAGTATTTCGATATGATGAAAGAAAAGTTTGGGATTGAACCAGAATCAGAACATTATTCATGCATGATAGATCTTTTGGGTAGGGCAGGGAAACTCGAGAAAGCTGAGAGAATTATAGAGACAATGCCATTTAATCCCGGTTCTATCGAATGGGCTACTTTGCTTGGTGCATGTAGGAAGCACGGAAATATGGAGCTAGCAGTGAAAGCAGCCAATAAGTTTCTCGAGCTGGAACCGTGTAATGCGGCTCCGTATGTAATGCTTTCAAATATGTATGCGAGTGGCGGCAGATGGGAAGAGGCTGCAACACTGAAACGGCTGATGCGCGAAAGAGGAGTGAAGAAAAAACCAGGTTGTAGTTGGATCGAGATAGATAAGAAGGTGCACGTCTTTGTAGCTGAAGATACTTCACATCCAAGGATAAAAGAGATTCATGAGTACATGGGGGAGTTGTTaaggaaattgaagcaagcaggGTATGTAGCAGATATAAGATTGGCATTGGTGAAAGATGAAGAGGTAGACGCAgtagagaaagaaagaagattaTGGCATCACAGTGAGAAGTTGGCAATTGCTTTTGGTTTGATCTCCACTGAAGAAGGTGTCCCCATACTTGTTGTGAAAAACCTAAGAATCTGCAGTGATTGCCACAATGCTATCAAACTTATATCAGCCATTTCTGGTAGGGAAATCACTGTTAGAGATACTCATCGGTTTCATTGCTTTAAGGAAGGACGGTGTTCATGCAGAGATTATTGGTGA
- the LOC131624572 gene encoding uncharacterized protein LOC131624572, giving the protein MARPFERISDINDTKDLWKVAVRVEHKWSVISNNEEHFEMIFVDKHGCDIHVVVPTTYTAAYNDRFALDQTYTVSNFKVEPNKLVFKPSSHRFLVNFTGGTAVSNVNKHEIQPKQHRFTRFADIITDKFQKNMLIGQYPLSVTNTFHVTKLHINAELPGVKNFVESLSCRIPKDSLNTVSSQLSIKSQSLSRTTNFDNSRQTPIQRLLSGVVALPLSEIKKLKEVSFCATVAETRKLIASSFGWYKIEIEVVHLGISCKFIFWDRECTDILEISAAQMRDTMIQAGITDPLEFPLALDAMLDLELAFRVKWKPNWDSCSVVMLIKDKPFVKQLKAPWEHTQVSTSQPSGTPLAEQVKESVDEAKTDAAEECGIVTDVEITSKHNPDPVTPTAKRQIHDGSNDSTTVAGLCDGELSSTKLKKIIKLEKNI; this is encoded by the exons ATGGCCAGACCATTCGAAAGAATCTCCGACATCAATGACACAAAAGATTTGTGGAAGGTGGCGGTTCGTGTGGAGCATAAATGGAGTGTTATTTCCAACAACGAAGAACACTTTGAAATGATTTTCGTTGACAAACAT GGGTGTGATATCCATGTTGTTGTTCCAACGACGTATACGGCTGCATACAATGACAGATTTGCATTGGACCAGACCTATACTGTGTCGAACTTCAAAGTTGAGCCAAATAAGTTGGTGTTTAAACCATCTAGCCACAGGTTTCTGGTGAACTTTACGGGAGGAACAGCCGTTTCTAATGTTAACAAACATGAGATACAGCCCAAGCAACACAGATTTACGCGTTTTGCTGATATTATAACCGACAAGTTTCAGAAAAATATGCTTATCG GGCAGTATCCACTTTCGGTTACAAACACCTTCCATGTTACGAAACTACATATCAATGCAGAATTGCCGGGAGTCAAAAATTTCGTTGAAAG TTTGTCTTGCCGTATACCTAAGGACTCTTTGAACACGGTCTCTAGCCAACTTAGCATAAAATCACAGAGTCTCTCCCGCACCACGAATTTTGACAATTCTAGACAAACTCCAATCCAGAGATTGTTGTCTGGTGTTGTGGCTCTGCCTCTCAGTGAAATCAAAAAACTGAAAGAG GTCTCTTTCTGCGCTACCGTTGCTGAAACCAGAAAACTTATCGCGTCTTCCTTTGGCTG GTATAAAATCGAAATAGAAGTTGTGCATTTAGGCATATCTTGCAAATTCATATTCTGGGACCGGGAATGTACGGATATCTTGGAAATATCTGCTGCTCAAATGCGGGATACAATGATTCAG GCTGGAATCACGGATCCATTAGAGTTCCCATTAGCTCTTGATGCCATGTTGGACTTGGAGCTGGCTTTTAGAGTTAAATGGAAGCCCAACTGGGACTCTTGCTCGGTTGTTATGCTCATTAAAGATAAACCCTTCGTCAAACAATTAAAGGCTCCGTGGGAACATACACAG GTGTCCACTTCTCAACCCTCCGGAACACCGTTAGCAGAGCAG GTTAAAGAGAGCGTCGATGAAGCAAAAACCGATGCTGCAGAAGAGTGTGGAATTGTTACG GATGTAGAAATAACATCCAAGCATAATCCTGATCCGGTCACACCTACTGCAAAAAGGCAGATACATGATGGCTCCAACGATTCAACTACCGTGGCCGGTCTGTGTGACGGAGAGCTGTCATCAACAAAACTTAAAAAGATCATCAAATTGGagaagaatatttga
- the LOC131624573 gene encoding ATP-dependent DNA helicase pfh1-like gives MHLILIILDNAKDVFGGKVVMFGGDFRQILPVVPKGSRSDIVHSAINASYIWRDVQVFTLTQNMRLQSGPNEYEKKEIAEFSKWLLQIGEGKLSEPNDGFADIAFPPELLITDYDDPVVAIVSSTYPDFILHYQTNDYLKSRAILASTLEVVDQINNHVLDLMPGEIKDYYSSNIVDKSEIHDTNVVDILTPEFLSSLSTSGLPNHHIKLKVGTPVMLMQNIDQSEGLCNGTRVMITKMANHVIEARVMVGKGYGNLVYIPRMDMSPSQSHWPFKLQRRQFPIVVSYAMTINKSQGQSLDTVGLYLPRDVFTHGQIYVAISRVTTKQGIKILVYDENDKFKSTTTNVVYKEVGLISALIHDIKRQPAESSSIGG, from the exons ATGCATTTGATTCTAATCATTCTGGATAATGCAAAGGACGTGTTTGGTGGCAAGGTAGTTATGTTCGGCGGTGATTTTAGACAGATTTTGCCCGTTGTGCCCAAAGGGAGTCGCTCAGATATCGTACATTCTGCCATTAATGCTTCTTACATATGGCGTGATGTTCAAGTGTTTACCTTAACGCAAAATATGCGACTTCAGTCCGGGCCAAATgaatatgaaaagaaagaaattgcAGAATTCTCAAAATGGCTGTTGCAAATAGGTGAAGGAAAACTTTCTGAGCCAAATGATGGATTCGCTGACATTGCATTTCCACCGGAACTATTAATTACAGATTATGACGACCCCGTTGTTGCCATTGTCAGTAGTACATACCCCGATTTTATCCTTCATTACCAGACTAACGACTACCTCAAAAGTCGCGCGATACTTGCTTCTACATTAGAAGTTGTTGATCAGATAAACAATCATGTCCTTGATTTGATGCCAG GGGAGATAAAAGATTATTACAGCTCAAATATTGTTGATAAGTCCGAGATTCATGACACCAATGTAGTCGATATCCTCACACCTGAGTTTCTCAGTTCACTAAGTACTTCGGGGTTACCTAACCATCACATTAAGTTGAAGGTTGGAACACCTGTTATGCTTATGCAAAACATCGATCAATCGGAGGGTTTGTGTAACGGCACTCGAGTAATGATAACTAAGATGGCCAACCATGTCATCGAAGCGAGAGTAATGGTCGGAAAAGGTTATGGAAACTTGGTGTACATCCCTCGAATGGATATGTCACCCTCACAATCCCATTGGCCTTTCAAACTCCAACGGCGTCAATTTCCAATAGTGGTCTCGTATGCAATGACGATCAACAAGTCTCAAGGACAGTCTCTAGATACAGTGGGACTTTACTTGCCAAGAGACGTATTCACTCATGGGCAAATATATGTTGCAATATCAAGGGTCACAACAAAACAAGGAATAAAAATATTGGTATACGATGAAAATGACAAGTTCAAGTCGACAACTACCAATGTTGTTTACAAAGAG GTTGGTTTAATAAGTGCTCTTATTCATGATATTAAAAGGCAACCCGCAGAATCAAGTTCTATTGGTGGATAA